Within Salvia splendens isolate huo1 chromosome 21, SspV2, whole genome shotgun sequence, the genomic segment GAGGCAGTTTCCTTTTCTGTTGTAACTGATGAATGAACCTCTCATTCATTGAGTGTAGAGTAGTATAAGAGTGATTCTTTGTAGCTCATTGAGATATAGATAGATTTCTGAAACTCCATTCAATCATCAATAAACTCTCTCTTTTACTCTCGGTACATTTAGTGTTCTCTCTCAAATATTCGAAGTGTTAGATTTAGTTCTTGATCGACATTCTTGATTCAATCTTGTGTTAGATTTAGTTCTTGATCGACATTCTTGATTCAATCTTCAACACTAATAGGTAGTTTAAACATACCAGGGCGGTCCTTCCTTTTTGATCCTTTCTTGAGACATCCCCTCCATACGTGATTATCGTTTTAAGTAGATACACATCCCCTTGAAGAACTGCGGCTTTCAAGCTCTCAGCGATATCAACCTGTAGTCTATTAATTTGGTAAGTCAAATGCTCCGCCAGACCATTAGATGTATTTCCCTATTATGGTTAGAAGAAATGCAAAGATTAGATTCTTTTTCCTTGAAGAGACTTCATTTATGCTAAGAGAGAAAGCATAATGGGAGACAACAGTACATAATTCTACAGTTTAGTTACCTCCAACAACTTAGTCAAGACCTTCAACCGATCAGGGACATTAGTCTCAAGAATACTGCAGAACGACTGTTTGTCAATACGCATGAGCCTGCATTCTTCACGTACGGATACAGTAGAGGGTTGGGGAATGTTGCAAAGAACAGAAATCTCTCCAAACGAGCTGTTAGGATTTAGAGCAAGTGTGGGCCCATCAACTTCTATTGCAGAGTCCTGCAAGATATGGACCTATCAATCAACTCATGTCAACCAGGGAATAAAGATACAAAAATCAACATAACAACCATAACTATATATGTTGCATCAATTGCTATATCTAGAACATATAGGTTCCATTCTACTTAACATAGGTTCTGTTTATCCTAATATAGGTTAATACATCCTTAATACAAACGATATTTGCTAACATATATCCATACGCATGTATAAGGGTTAGAATGTCATACCAAGACACCTTGATAAACAAAATAGACCTGATCCATAAAATTCTCCCGTTCTATAATGACTTCTCCAGGATAAAAAAGTTCCTCATGAACCCGAGTTAcctacagagagagagagagagagagagagagagatgtttaGAACAACTATCAACATGACTTAAAAGTAAATGATTAACAGTTAACATGTTTATAATTTGAAGGCAAGATAGAAGGACTTGCTAAATAAATTTACTTAATGGTGTGTTACAAACTCAGTATTTTATCTCCAAACTCACTCTTCACAATTATATTTTGGTATCAGaacatttttgttttaaaaaaaactgaatTGATTGACATGTAAGACAACTCACTATTTGATTCTTGAAATCCTCAGAGCAATCGTTAAAAATAGAATTATTATCCAAACATGGCCGGTACAATCTTCGACATATCTGtatgaaaaaaattattattattgaaaaGGCAATTTCCATCTAATAAACGAAAAAATTATCAAtgaagatatatctaaaataaacaaaaaaggtGATATCAACGGAGTTTCCAGATTCTTACCTCTGCACGAACCGAGACTGGGATATCCTTTAGAAGATCCGTGTTACTATACCCTCTTTCATATTCCAAGCGTAAGTGTTGTTTTATTCTTAAATACGGCTGTCTTCCAAGGCGGTATATTTTTGTAAACTTGTGAAGATCATCCATACTTGTCATGTAAATGAGTTTCTTAGATGTTTTCACTACTAATGCAGAAATGCAACCGGTAAAATATACACCAAAAATCACGTTAAAAGTGATATATATGCTAGTGAGCGTAATCTCTCTTCGATTGACCGGGTGTATATCTCCAAAACCTGTACAAGAGAGAGACAAACAAGATAAAATGTAACATTTCTATTCGCAAAAAGTcacaataaagtaaaaaaggcTCACCTACAGTTGACGAGGTGACAACGCAAAAATACACCGAAGTAACGTATTGTGTCCACAAATGCATCTCTCTGAAGTGCAAGAATTTCTTGTTATTGGTTGCCAAGTTATCAATCCACGTCTCATCCCCTCGGATCACATTAGCAAGGTAATAAAATATACAACCTGCTATATGCGTCGAGTATAGCTGACAGAGTATTAGTTTGACTATCCTGGAGATAATATAATGCTTGACAATCTTGTTCTCCATCCTCTGGGAAAATTCAAACAGCCTGTGAACCCGTATCAGCCTTGTCCAG encodes:
- the LOC121783429 gene encoding potassium channel SKOR-like isoform X1, whose product is MDQGDNASENQQNELEHPWLVDPHNRWYVIFEFVVLASAVYSLLVTPLEFGFFRGLHGILLVLDIIVHGLTFVDIMIKFIVPYPDYFDQMVYDHRLIALRYIKSYFLLDLVSCVPWGIIYKAFRRRKGAEVVRCLIWTRLIRVHRLFEFSQRMENKIVKHYIISRIVKLILCQLYSTHIAGCIFYYLANVIRGDETWIDNLATNNKKFLHFREMHLWTQYVTSVYFCVVTSSTVGFGDIHPVNRREITLTSIYITFNVIFGVYFTGCISALVVKTSKKLIYMTSMDDLHKFTKIYRLGRQPYLRIKQHLRLEYERGYSNTDLLKDIPVSVRAEICRRLYRPCLDNNSIFNDCSEDFKNQIVTRVHEELFYPGEVIIERENFMDQVYFVYQGVLDSAIEVDGPTLALNPNSSFGEISVLCNIPQPSTVSVREECRLMRIDKQSFCSILETNVPDRLKVLTKLLEGNTSNGLAEHLTYQINRLQVDIAESLKAAVLQGDVYLLKTIITYGGDVSRKDQKGRTALHLAASGGHKDITEFLLEVHAMDINAADKLGNTPLSEANKNGHREIAALLVSRGALAIDDGLIQQPQVQPVLATKMCRVFACNPFADRKECGRGYRIRVPTSMDDLISNATAKLNMPDAQFVVLNEYGCVVPEVDMIRDGDRLYLRSL
- the LOC121783429 gene encoding potassium channel SKOR-like isoform X2, whose product is MDQGDNASENQQNELEHPWLVDPHNRWYVIFEFVVLASAVYSLLVTPLEFGFFRGLHGILLVLDIIVHGLTFVDIMIKFIVPYPDYFDQMVYDHRLIALRYIKSYFLLDLVSCVPWGIIYKAFRRRKGAEVVRCLIWTRLIRVHRLFEFSQRMENKIVKHYIISRIVKLILCQLYSTHIAGCIFYYLANVIRGDETWIDNLATNNKKFLHFREMHLWTQYVTSVYFCVVTSSTVGFGDIHPVNRREITLTSIYITFNVIFGVYFTGCISALVVKTSKKLIYMTSMDDLHKFTKIYRLGRQPYLRIKQHLRLEYERGYSNTDLLKDIPVSVRAEICRRLYRPCLDNNSIFNDCSEDFKNQIVTRVHEELFYPGEVIIERENFMDQDSAIEVDGPTLALNPNSSFGEISVLCNIPQPSTVSVREECRLMRIDKQSFCSILETNVPDRLKVLTKLLEGNTSNGLAEHLTYQINRLQVDIAESLKAAVLQGDVYLLKTIITYGGDVSRKDQKGRTALHLAASGGHKDITEFLLEVHAMDINAADKLGNTPLSEANKNGHREIAALLVSRGALAIDDGLIQQPQVQPVLATKMCRVFACNPFADRKECGRGYRIRVPTSMDDLISNATAKLNMPDAQFVVLNEYGCVVPEVDMIRDGDRLYLRSL
- the LOC121783429 gene encoding potassium channel SKOR-like isoform X3, yielding MDQGDNASENQQNELEHPWLVDPHNRWGLHGILLVLDIIVHGLTFVDIMIKFIVPYPDYFDQMVYDHRLIALRYIKSYFLLDLVSCVPWGIIYKAFRRRKGAEVVRCLIWTRLIRVHRLFEFSQRMENKIVKHYIISRIVKLILCQLYSTHIAGCIFYYLANVIRGDETWIDNLATNNKKFLHFREMHLWTQYVTSVYFCVVTSSTVGFGDIHPVNRREITLTSIYITFNVIFGVYFTGCISALVVKTSKKLIYMTSMDDLHKFTKIYRLGRQPYLRIKQHLRLEYERGYSNTDLLKDIPVSVRAEICRRLYRPCLDNNSIFNDCSEDFKNQIVTRVHEELFYPGEVIIERENFMDQVYFVYQGVLDSAIEVDGPTLALNPNSSFGEISVLCNIPQPSTVSVREECRLMRIDKQSFCSILETNVPDRLKVLTKLLEGNTSNGLAEHLTYQINRLQVDIAESLKAAVLQGDVYLLKTIITYGGDVSRKDQKGRTALHLAASGGHKDITEFLLEVHAMDINAADKLGNTPLSEANKNGHREIAALLVSRGALAIDDGLIQQPQVQPVLATKMCRVFACNPFADRKECGRGYRIRVPTSMDDLISNATAKLNMPDAQFVVLNEYGCVVPEVDMIRDGDRLYLRSL